The region AAAGGCAGGTTTTAAGGCAAATGGTATGACAGTCTGGAAAGTGCCAGAGGAGATCGCTGATGATGTAGGTAAATTCTTTTCAACATTTAAATCTGTATCCCACTGCTATCTTAGAACTATCAATGGACGCTGGAGTTATAACCTTTTCAGTATGATACACGGAAGAACTAAAGAGGAGATTGAAGAGTTTGTTGAAAAGTTGAGCAGAGAAACAGGGATCAGTGATTACAAAATTCTTTACTCAACAAAAGAGTTCAAAAAGAAGAGGATCAGATACTTTTCTGAAGATTTTAAACTCTGGGAGGAGGCTATTATAAATGGAGAACGTACTGGAGCAAATATCCAAGGTTAAAAGGGACAAACTTGGAACAGATATTCCTATAGTAATATTCAGAGCACTCAGACATTTTACAAGTATATATGCATCTGATCTTTTAGGAGAAAAAGGGGCAAATATACTTTTTGTTAATGCAGGTAGAACACTTGGTAAAGAACTTGGGAAGGTTCTGTACGATCAGGATATAAACAGATATCTCTCAAATGTATCAGATTTTGTTAAGAAAGAGAAGATAGGGATTATAAATGTTGCTGAGTTTTCTGATGAGAAACTTGTTATACAGCTTGATGAGTGTATAACCTGTGCAGGTATGGATAATATAGGTAAAAGGATATGTTTTTTTGAGGTTGGTCTTGTATTGGGTATAGTTGAGTACTATCTTGGTAAGAAACTCTCAGCATTTGAAAGCAGATGTAACGCCAATGGGGAAGGGGTCTGTGAAGTAACTGTTATTCTTAAGTGAGGATACATCATATTTTTAATTCTATGGACAACTCATCATTCAGTTCTTAACTTATATTCTAATAATTGGATTGTATCTGAACATAAGAGGCTTTACAGTTATGGAACTGAATGCTATAGTTCTGCTTTTAAATTTAATTATATTCTGGATATTAGGTGAGTCTGCTGAAGGTTTTTTTAAAAAAGAGATAGAAAGGTCTGTTTCATTTTTATTAACAATTCTGATAATAATCTACTCTGTTGATATGATGATGTTACTTAGCATCAACTACCTGTTCAATTGGTACAGTTCACCTGTACTACTTTTAAAAGAACAGTCAGTTTTTTATCTTATCCTATCTTCAGTGGTTCTTGTTTCATACTATCTAAAAGGAAAGATAAAAAGATTTTCATAAAAAAAAGAGCCCCATCAGGGGCCCGCTACATTACGCAGCTGCAGTGGCAGGTTTTTCTTTAGCAGATAAGTACAGTTTATAAATTATATCAACTAATATCAGTACTGCACCAGCGAGTATTAAAGAGTCTGGGATAATTCTTACCCACATCCAGAATCCAAGCCCTTCCAGTACTTCTCTTGTTCTGGCAGCCCAGTAGCCGTACTCAAATGCCCATTCCATCTGTTTTTCACCTATTACCAGTGTTGGGATAGCATAAAGGAATATACCTGCAGTCATCATCCAGAATGCAAGGTTTGAGATCTTCTCATCCCAGTGTAATCCTTTTGCAAGAGCATTTGCTCTGACTATGAAGTACAGGAATGCTATTGATATGTAACCGAATGCTCCTAATAAAGCAACGTGACCGTGAGCCATTCCGAAGTAAGTTCCGTGTTCGTAGTAGTTTATTATAGGAAGGT is a window of Persephonella marina EX-H1 DNA encoding:
- a CDS encoding V4R domain-containing protein, which encodes MENVLEQISKVKRDKLGTDIPIVIFRALRHFTSIYASDLLGEKGANILFVNAGRTLGKELGKVLYDQDINRYLSNVSDFVKKEKIGIINVAEFSDEKLVIQLDECITCAGMDNIGKRICFFEVGLVLGIVEYYLGKKLSAFESRCNANGEGVCEVTVILK